The window GTGAAAATAGGGATTACGCAAAATGCCTTCGTCCACCCAGTTGGTAATAGTGACCGTTTCCACCAGGAGGCCCTGCTTGCCGCCCAGGACGGCCAGGTCCGGGCAGGGCCTTACGCCGCGACCTGGGATCTTGGTCTTGGCCATGATCTCCTCCAGGACAAGCCGGGCCAGGCCCGCGCCGCCTTCGGCCTGGGGGTTATACAAGACCGCGGCCCCCCTAACCCTGCGGTCTTCCGTACCGTGGGTATGCAGGCTGATAAAAAGAGCGGTATCGGCCGTTACTTTTCCACAGCGCTCCTGCCAGGAGGGGTTTTCCTCCGGGCCCCGGGTTATGACTACTTCTGCCCCCAGGCGCTCCAACGCCCGGGAAAACTCCTGGGACGTGGTCCAGACGACATCCTTCTCCCACAGGTCCACCGGCCCCCGGAAGCCGCCGTCCCCACCCCCGTGGCCGGGATCCACTACAATGCGCTTGCCCCGGTAAAATTTCTTCAGGGGCTCCCGGCTGAAGTGCAGGACGACCCGGGCCGGCGGTCCTTCCTCCAGGGTAGTGAACA of the Thermanaeromonas sp. C210 genome contains:
- a CDS encoding N-acetylmuramoyl-L-alanine amidase → MVGAPRLTNIFSRLEPGRDGEDESLLVIEATGPFPFRLAQPEPFLCQVQAEAAVNMYTGPLAVRDGIIREVLVEEPAAGKVNFKVMLETETEVFTTLEEGPPARVVLHFSREPLKKFYRGKRIVVDPGHGGGDGGFRGPVDLWEKDVVWTTSQEFSRALERLGAEVVITRGPEENPSWQERCGKVTADTALFISLHTHGTEDRRVRGAAVLYNPQAEGGAGLARLVLEEIMAKTKIPGRGVRPCPDLAVLGGKQGLLVETVTITNWVDEGILRNPYFHRKLALATIHSFFQFVKKGVS